In Aquiflexum balticum DSM 16537, a single genomic region encodes these proteins:
- a CDS encoding MotA/TolQ/ExbB proton channel family protein, which yields MKKLIALFMLSGILMFPATTKAQDAQDTTATEEVVEQAAPAAPAIVDDEIIEENKGFHQVIKEKFIEGDPTFMSPVLICLILGLAVAIERIITLNLSTTNTKKLLAKVEEALEQGGIEAAKDVTKNTKGPVASIFTQGLMRYTEGIEMVEKSIIAYGSVEMGRLEKGLVWISLFISLAPMLGFMGTVIGMIGAFDAIEAAGDISPSLVAGGIKIALLTTVAGLIVAIILQLFYNYCVAKIDSLVNDMEDASITLVDILVRHKLTK from the coding sequence ATGAAAAAGTTAATCGCTTTGTTCATGCTTTCCGGAATTTTGATGTTCCCGGCAACCACGAAGGCTCAAGATGCACAAGACACAACAGCAACAGAAGAAGTTGTTGAACAAGCAGCCCCTGCTGCGCCCGCTATCGTCGATGATGAAATCATTGAGGAGAATAAAGGGTTTCACCAAGTAATCAAAGAAAAGTTCATTGAAGGTGACCCGACTTTTATGTCTCCCGTATTGATCTGTTTGATTTTGGGTCTTGCAGTAGCTATTGAAAGAATCATTACCCTGAACCTTTCTACAACCAACACCAAGAAATTGTTGGCTAAAGTTGAAGAAGCGCTAGAACAAGGCGGTATTGAAGCTGCCAAGGATGTCACCAAAAACACTAAAGGTCCTGTTGCTTCAATCTTTACCCAAGGTTTGATGAGGTACACAGAAGGTATAGAAATGGTAGAGAAATCAATCATTGCCTATGGTTCAGTTGAAATGGGCCGATTGGAAAAAGGATTGGTTTGGATCTCTCTTTTCATCTCCCTTGCTCCGATGTTGGGTTTCATGGGTACTGTAATCGGTATGATCGGTGCATTTGATGCCATCGAAGCAGCCGGTGATATTTCTCCATCTCTCGTAGCGGGTGGTATCAAAATCGCCCTTTTGACTACAGTAGCGGGTTTGATTGTCGCTATTATCCTACAGTTATTCTACAACTATTGTGTGGCTAAGATTGATTCTTTGGTAAATGATATGGAAGACGCTTCCATTACCTTGGTAGATATCCTTGTTAGGCATAAGTTGACTAAGTAA
- a CDS encoding NAD(P)H-hydrate dehydratase has translation MLSIIPGKSVSQLDKAFISYEGITSLDLMERAAVSFCNWFFVHFPKNENAIFIFCGPGNNGGDGLAIARIFSKTTDKVHVVYFEDSENCSNDYQSNFAKLPKNISKIHIKDFSFNISKDDFVIDGIFGVGINRPLEGIFKESIEKLNRVEGMKISIDIPSGIPSDAVLDGTCFKAAYTVTFQFPKLSLLFPEHASFVGDIHIADIGIHDDFLKSFSNQKFLIRKSDIPGLHKKFHNFSHKGDYGRVIIIGGSVGKVGAVLMASKSALRTGSGLVHAHIPKGERLVLQIAVPEVMVFDSQEVQDYKQFDAMGIGPGWGMNVDISFYRELLSNYNKPVVIDADGINLISKNPDLLKLIPKESILTPHIKEFERLVGICENQEERLRKAKDLAKKHHIFIVLKGAFTCISCPDGNQYFNSTGNKYMATAGSGDVLTGMITSFLGQGYKPFNAAVCGVFHHGLAGELASVVKRRGLIASDIIDYIPATYTQLDID, from the coding sequence ATGCTGAGTATAATTCCAGGAAAAAGTGTCTCTCAACTTGACAAAGCTTTCATTTCCTATGAAGGAATTACCTCGTTGGATTTAATGGAAAGAGCAGCTGTATCTTTTTGTAACTGGTTTTTTGTTCATTTTCCAAAAAATGAAAATGCCATATTTATTTTTTGCGGTCCAGGTAACAACGGAGGAGACGGACTTGCTATTGCCAGAATATTTTCAAAAACAACAGACAAAGTACATGTTGTGTATTTTGAAGATTCGGAAAATTGCAGTAATGACTATCAATCTAATTTTGCTAAACTGCCAAAAAACATAAGTAAGATTCATATTAAGGATTTTTCCTTCAATATTTCTAAGGATGATTTTGTAATTGACGGAATTTTTGGAGTTGGGATAAACAGACCTTTGGAAGGAATCTTCAAAGAATCAATCGAAAAACTCAATAGGGTGGAAGGAATGAAAATCTCCATTGATATTCCTTCCGGGATTCCATCAGATGCTGTTCTGGATGGAACATGTTTCAAGGCAGCATATACAGTTACTTTCCAATTCCCTAAACTTTCCCTGTTATTTCCTGAACATGCTTCTTTTGTCGGTGATATACACATTGCAGATATCGGAATTCATGATGATTTTTTAAAGTCTTTTTCCAATCAGAAATTCTTAATCAGGAAATCAGATATACCCGGCCTGCATAAAAAATTCCATAATTTCAGTCATAAAGGTGATTATGGGAGAGTAATAATTATTGGAGGGAGTGTTGGAAAAGTCGGGGCAGTATTGATGGCTTCAAAATCAGCGTTGCGCACAGGAAGCGGTCTTGTTCATGCCCACATACCAAAAGGAGAACGATTGGTGTTACAAATAGCAGTTCCCGAAGTAATGGTTTTTGATTCCCAAGAAGTACAGGACTATAAACAATTTGATGCAATGGGTATAGGCCCAGGTTGGGGAATGAACGTCGATATTTCTTTTTACAGGGAATTGTTAAGCAATTACAATAAACCCGTTGTCATTGATGCAGATGGTATAAATTTAATCTCCAAAAATCCGGATCTTTTAAAATTGATTCCAAAAGAAAGCATCCTTACTCCGCACATCAAAGAGTTTGAAAGATTGGTCGGTATTTGTGAAAACCAGGAGGAACGATTAAGGAAAGCTAAAGATTTGGCCAAAAAACACCATATTTTCATTGTATTGAAGGGAGCATTTACCTGTATTTCTTGCCCTGATGGAAATCAATATTTTAATTCTACAGGGAATAAGTACATGGCTACTGCTGGTTCGGGTGATGTTTTAACCGGTATGATTACTTCTTTTTTGGGACAAGGTTACAAGCCATTTAATGCGGCTGTTTGTGGTGTATTCCATCATGGATTGGCAGGTGAGTTAGCCTCAGTGGTTAAGAGGAGAGGATTGATAGCAAGTGATATCATCGATTACATTCCTGCTACATATACCCAATTGGATATAGATTGA
- a CDS encoding ExbD/TolR family protein: MAKKKVRVSQEVNAGSMADIAFLLLIFFLVTTTIASDKGVLNILPPKQDPNQPPPEVELNERNIFNILVNANDQLLVEGDYMDNTDNLSEEIKDFILNFGAPDEDAVALFNSLPQSLKSRANRSPESSDHPMSGGAVVSIKTNRGTSYERYLEVLDQVKKAYFEIYAERVGLTADQYRALTGKNAAEKELIDRGKENIPMAISIAEPDKIGGN; the protein is encoded by the coding sequence ATGGCAAAAAAGAAAGTAAGAGTGAGTCAGGAGGTAAATGCGGGTTCCATGGCGGATATCGCCTTCCTGTTGCTTATCTTTTTCCTCGTTACGACAACAATTGCTTCTGATAAGGGTGTATTGAATATCCTTCCACCAAAGCAAGATCCCAATCAGCCGCCACCGGAAGTTGAATTGAATGAAAGAAATATTTTCAATATTCTGGTAAATGCCAATGATCAGCTTTTGGTTGAAGGCGACTATATGGACAATACTGATAATCTTTCTGAAGAAATCAAAGATTTCATTTTGAATTTCGGTGCTCCTGATGAGGATGCTGTTGCATTATTCAATTCATTGCCTCAATCTTTAAAATCACGGGCCAACAGGAGTCCTGAGTCTTCTGATCATCCCATGTCAGGAGGAGCAGTGGTTTCCATCAAGACAAACAGAGGGACAAGTTATGAAAGGTATCTTGAAGTGTTGGATCAAGTGAAAAAAGCATATTTTGAAATATATGCTGAAAGGGTTGGTTTGACCGCTGATCAATACAGGGCTTTGACAGGGAAAAATGCCGCTGAAAAAGAATTGATTGACAGAGGTAAGGAAAATATACCTATGGCGATTTCAATTGCAGAACCAGATAAAATAGGAGGAAACTGA
- a CDS encoding ExbD/TolR family protein codes for MSKFKKKNKVSENIPTSALPDIIFMLLFFFMVTTVLRDQELLVEQKLPQATQLQKLEKKSLISYLFVGKPKNTALYGTEPRIQANDVLINTKDILLWVNQEKDKLSEAERDQITISMKADREVKMGPISDIQFELREADARKLMYASTGKVQNN; via the coding sequence ATGTCAAAGTTTAAGAAAAAGAATAAGGTTTCGGAAAATATTCCTACCTCAGCTCTACCGGATATTATCTTTATGCTTTTGTTTTTCTTCATGGTGACAACGGTATTAAGAGATCAGGAACTTCTTGTTGAACAAAAACTTCCGCAAGCGACACAACTTCAAAAATTGGAGAAAAAATCTTTGATTTCTTATTTATTTGTTGGAAAGCCAAAGAATACTGCTCTATATGGAACAGAACCTAGGATACAGGCAAATGATGTTCTGATCAATACCAAAGATATTCTTCTTTGGGTGAACCAGGAAAAAGATAAACTTTCAGAAGCAGAAAGAGATCAGATTACAATTTCTATGAAAGCGGACCGTGAAGTGAAGATGGGACCTATTTCTGATATACAATTTGAATTGAGAGAGGCTGATGCCAGGAAATTGATGTATGCATCAACTGGTAAAGTACAGAATAATTAA
- a CDS encoding MFS transporter yields the protein MYKEKFLLWTLAAINFTHIVDFMILMPLGPQLMRIFEISPREFGLLVSSYTFSAGVSSFFGAFILDKYDRRTILLWVFTGFLFGALACAFSPNYSILLISRIISGVFGGLTSALVLSIIGDVIPDVRRGRAMGLVMAAFSVASVIGVPFGLFIASISNWHAPFFFLAGLSLLILWMIYRFIPSITAHLEKQQFKPSPIQVIQRVTGNGNQMRAISLTIMMMLGQFAIIPFLSPYMVANVGFSEIELTYIYMAGGFFTIFTSPWVGRMTDKYGKIKVFTIFMTLNVIPIGVITHLGQTPIPYVLLISTMFFVTSNGRMVPAAALITGTAKSENRGSFLSFNSAVQQLSAGLASFLAGLILAEGANGELLNYDIVGYFAIFLSLLCIPLARRIKVIDTDEAAVKLDSETELINE from the coding sequence ATGTATAAAGAAAAGTTTTTATTATGGACGCTGGCGGCCATAAATTTCACCCACATTGTTGACTTTATGATCTTGATGCCTCTAGGCCCGCAGCTGATGAGGATATTTGAAATTTCGCCAAGAGAGTTTGGTCTATTGGTTTCATCCTACACATTTAGTGCGGGTGTGAGCAGTTTTTTTGGAGCCTTTATTCTGGATAAATATGACCGTAGGACCATTTTGCTTTGGGTATTCACAGGATTCTTATTTGGTGCATTGGCCTGTGCTTTCTCCCCAAATTATTCCATTTTATTGATATCAAGAATAATTTCAGGTGTTTTTGGCGGTCTTACATCAGCTTTGGTTTTATCCATTATAGGTGATGTTATTCCTGATGTCCGAAGAGGTAGGGCTATGGGACTAGTAATGGCTGCATTTTCTGTGGCTTCTGTAATAGGAGTTCCTTTTGGGTTATTTATTGCCAGTATTTCTAATTGGCATGCTCCATTTTTCTTTTTGGCAGGCCTGTCTTTGTTGATTCTTTGGATGATTTATAGATTTATACCATCCATTACTGCCCATCTGGAAAAGCAACAATTTAAACCGAGTCCTATTCAGGTGATTCAGAGAGTTACCGGAAATGGAAATCAAATGCGTGCTATTTCCCTGACCATCATGATGATGTTGGGGCAGTTTGCTATTATCCCTTTTTTGAGTCCTTATATGGTGGCTAATGTTGGCTTTAGTGAGATTGAGCTTACTTATATTTATATGGCTGGCGGATTTTTTACGATTTTTACCTCTCCTTGGGTAGGAAGAATGACAGATAAATACGGGAAAATAAAAGTTTTTACCATTTTTATGACTTTGAACGTTATCCCAATTGGGGTAATTACTCATTTGGGCCAAACTCCCATACCCTATGTCCTGTTGATTTCGACTATGTTTTTTGTCACCTCCAATGGAAGGATGGTTCCGGCTGCAGCATTGATAACAGGTACAGCAAAATCTGAGAATAGAGGCAGTTTTCTTAGTTTTAATTCCGCGGTACAGCAGCTTTCAGCAGGATTGGCTTCTTTCCTGGCAGGGCTGATTTTAGCCGAGGGGGCCAATGGAGAGCTGTTGAATTATGATATTGTTGGGTATTTTGCCATCTTCTTGAGTTTACTGTGTATTCCATTGGCCAGAAGGATCAAAGTGATAGATACAGATGAAGCTGCTGTAAAATTAGATTCAGAAACTGAATTAATTAATGAATAA